In Synechococcus sp. KORDI-52, one genomic interval encodes:
- a CDS encoding phospholipid carrier-dependent glycosyltransferase, producing the protein MKQRWRFWASVALIWVLSTLVDRLWWTLQTGVPAWDQADYLNSAMDHGRALGLLPGGGWQGWQALLDLSPKIPPLASLVNGSVMAFSGDAPAQAAWSLSLWHGLLLLVMAGWGRRLQGDGLALIACLLAALTPAFLDLRTDYVLEMALVASCSLAIWRLGVWCDPESGGRWGQAWGCTLAAIAAVLVKQSALLVLVPAGLWAAWMALRRGGPWLRQALLLPLLMAALIGPWLRHNWITSLGGTNRAVFESAAREGDPGVFSLASWLWYPRLLPEQLGSILLLVGLSGLLLWCWQRRQPSTDDAWSWRWLLINLVAAWLLTTLSPNKGDRYIAPLLPSLLLLLARGWWQWGHWLQARRSVLVWPLFGAGLLACVPAGWAHQRHRFDDRPRGPVEALVKAAGGGDPNTPPSTLIVVPSTSDLNQHNVSFYGRRHGGQTVGRQLGGSRQDREPVLARAQWVVLAEGNQGSVRKAAWRLDQAVRSSGVFELVHQFERPKGGSYSLWRRRATEPIAGPSFAQRFPDLAAGLAAGPIGLDPVFAAVGQEHMLDGHFSYREPVRSKALEALAQDPDAVQPRWTLALLAVLDNRPVQAAEQFEALQRLLPDNPWPAAYRSVVNLAGWNPWQAAAAADGASVSNPVLAALGDLSGVLSGAVWRIPAAITSVPAAVTSVEEALEPASHQDQEQASS; encoded by the coding sequence GTGAAGCAGCGCTGGCGTTTCTGGGCTTCGGTGGCCTTGATCTGGGTGCTCTCAACCCTGGTGGACCGGCTCTGGTGGACGCTGCAGACCGGTGTTCCCGCCTGGGATCAGGCCGACTACCTCAACAGCGCCATGGACCACGGCCGCGCCTTGGGGTTGCTGCCCGGCGGTGGTTGGCAGGGTTGGCAGGCGTTGCTGGATCTATCGCCGAAGATTCCTCCCCTCGCTTCGCTGGTGAACGGCAGCGTGATGGCCTTCAGTGGCGATGCCCCGGCACAGGCGGCCTGGAGCCTCAGTCTCTGGCACGGGTTGCTCCTGCTGGTGATGGCAGGCTGGGGACGGCGGTTGCAGGGGGATGGCTTGGCCCTGATCGCTTGCCTGTTGGCGGCATTGACGCCGGCCTTCCTTGATCTGCGCACGGATTACGTGCTGGAGATGGCCCTGGTGGCAAGTTGCAGCCTGGCGATCTGGCGTCTCGGGGTTTGGTGTGATCCTGAGAGTGGAGGGCGCTGGGGGCAGGCCTGGGGTTGCACCCTGGCAGCCATCGCTGCAGTGCTCGTGAAGCAGAGCGCCCTGCTTGTGCTTGTTCCTGCGGGGCTCTGGGCTGCGTGGATGGCGTTGCGGCGGGGCGGTCCTTGGTTGCGGCAGGCCCTGCTGCTGCCTCTGCTTATGGCGGCGTTGATTGGTCCCTGGTTACGTCACAACTGGATCACCAGCCTCGGCGGCACCAACCGGGCTGTGTTCGAGTCGGCGGCCCGGGAAGGGGATCCCGGCGTGTTCAGCCTGGCCAGTTGGTTGTGGTACCCGCGCCTGTTACCCGAGCAGCTCGGCAGCATTCTGTTGCTGGTGGGGTTGTCGGGGCTGCTGCTTTGGTGCTGGCAGCGCCGGCAGCCCTCCACCGACGATGCCTGGTCCTGGCGCTGGCTCCTGATCAATCTGGTGGCGGCGTGGCTGCTGACCACGTTGAGCCCCAACAAAGGCGACCGCTACATCGCCCCTCTGCTCCCCTCCCTGTTGTTGCTGCTGGCCCGGGGTTGGTGGCAGTGGGGGCACTGGTTGCAGGCCAGGCGTTCCGTCTTGGTGTGGCCCCTTTTCGGTGCTGGGCTGCTGGCCTGTGTTCCGGCCGGCTGGGCCCATCAGCGGCATCGCTTTGACGACCGGCCCCGTGGTCCGGTGGAGGCGCTGGTGAAGGCTGCCGGTGGTGGAGATCCCAACACGCCTCCCTCCACCTTGATCGTGGTGCCCAGCACCTCCGATCTCAACCAGCACAACGTCAGCTTCTATGGCCGTCGCCACGGCGGGCAGACCGTTGGCAGGCAGCTGGGGGGCAGCCGCCAGGACCGTGAGCCTGTGCTGGCGCGGGCGCAATGGGTGGTGTTGGCGGAAGGGAACCAGGGATCGGTGCGCAAGGCGGCGTGGCGTCTGGATCAAGCGGTGCGCAGCAGCGGCGTGTTTGAGCTGGTGCATCAATTTGAGCGTCCCAAGGGGGGGAGTTATTCCCTCTGGCGCCGCCGTGCCACGGAACCGATTGCAGGCCCGTCCTTTGCGCAGCGCTTCCCCGACCTTGCCGCTGGCTTGGCGGCGGGGCCGATCGGGCTGGATCCGGTGTTCGCTGCGGTGGGGCAGGAGCACATGCTCGATGGTCATTTCAGCTATCGGGAGCCTGTGCGCTCCAAAGCTCTGGAGGCCTTGGCCCAGGATCCCGATGCTGTACAACCGCGTTGGACCCTTGCGTTGCTGGCGGTGCTGGACAACCGCCCGGTGCAGGCAGCAGAGCAGTTCGAGGCCCTGCAACGGCTGTTGCCCGATAACCCCTGGCCAGCGGCTTACCGCAGTGTGGTCAACCTGGCGGGTTGGAACCCCTGGCAGGCCGCCGCTGCAGCTGATGGGGCCAGCGTTTCGAATCCTGTGTTGGCGGCGCTGGGGGATCTCAGCGGCGTGCTGTCCGGTGCTGTTTGGCGCATCCCCGCCGCCATCACGTCAGTTCCAGCGGCCGTCACGTCCGTGGAGGAGGCCCTGGAGCCCGCCTCCCACCAGGATCAGGAGCAGGCTTCGAGCTGA
- a CDS encoding glycoside hydrolase family 3 N-terminal domain-containing protein, with the protein MNSPATDHPGADSLRRQVAELLVLRASGHLSDQQRRYPQWELPNSELQRLLQEGVGGVILLGGSAVELQQRTQQLQGWSEHRLLFCADVEEGVGQRFEGASWLVPPLALGRLHQRDPERALILSERYGRCTGEQARRCGLNWVLGPVCDVNNNPANPVINVRAWGEDPNSASALAVAFLGGLKQAGVLGCAKHFPGHGDTTSDSHLDLPVLPHSRERLNQIELPPFRAAIAAGVDSVMTAHLVLPELDPQQPATLSKAVLTDLLRRQMGFNGLVVTDALVMEAISARHGAAEAAVLAFEAGADLILMPGDADAAIDGLCDGFSSGRLCLSRLEESLQRRADALASSPTITPSDPMATAAEQALEAELVRHSITVSDAAVHPQAGINLVRVDAMVPSAAALSGWSPALRIPEAQGFRSIVLHGKGLSPWSGQPEAPLALDRFGDGAVLLQLFLRGNPFRAGRDAQEPWAAAIQQLADLNRLAGVVVYGSPYLWDSLQPLLPNSCPAAYSAGQMQEAQRQVLTALFPTATAGGGGGAFTD; encoded by the coding sequence ATGAACAGCCCGGCGACTGACCATCCAGGGGCAGACAGCCTGCGGCGCCAAGTGGCGGAGCTGCTGGTGCTTCGGGCCAGTGGTCATCTGAGCGACCAGCAGCGTCGCTACCCGCAGTGGGAGCTTCCGAACAGCGAACTGCAGCGTTTGCTGCAGGAAGGTGTTGGCGGCGTGATCCTGCTGGGGGGCAGCGCCGTGGAGCTGCAGCAGCGCACCCAGCAACTGCAGGGCTGGAGTGAGCATCGGTTGCTGTTCTGCGCCGACGTGGAAGAGGGCGTGGGTCAGCGCTTCGAGGGGGCCAGCTGGCTGGTGCCGCCCCTGGCCCTCGGGCGTCTCCACCAGCGGGACCCCGAACGGGCCTTGATTTTGAGTGAACGCTATGGCCGCTGCACCGGCGAACAGGCTCGCCGCTGTGGCCTGAACTGGGTGCTGGGCCCGGTGTGCGACGTCAATAACAACCCCGCCAACCCGGTGATCAATGTGCGGGCCTGGGGCGAAGATCCCAACAGTGCCAGCGCCCTGGCTGTGGCCTTCCTGGGGGGCCTGAAGCAAGCGGGTGTTCTCGGATGCGCCAAGCACTTTCCCGGTCACGGCGACACCACCAGCGACTCCCACCTGGACCTGCCGGTGCTGCCCCACAGCCGCGAACGGCTCAATCAGATCGAACTGCCGCCCTTTCGGGCCGCCATTGCCGCCGGTGTGGACAGCGTGATGACGGCCCATCTGGTGCTGCCGGAACTGGATCCACAGCAGCCGGCGACCCTCTCCAAAGCCGTACTCACCGATCTGCTGCGGCGCCAGATGGGGTTCAACGGGCTGGTGGTGACCGATGCCCTCGTGATGGAAGCGATCAGCGCACGGCACGGCGCTGCCGAAGCAGCTGTGTTGGCCTTTGAAGCCGGGGCCGACCTGATCCTGATGCCGGGGGATGCGGATGCCGCTATCGATGGTCTCTGCGACGGTTTCAGCAGTGGGCGGCTTTGCCTCTCGAGGTTGGAGGAGAGCCTGCAGCGCCGGGCCGATGCGCTGGCATCGAGCCCCACCATCACCCCTTCAGATCCGATGGCCACCGCAGCCGAGCAAGCCCTTGAGGCTGAGCTGGTGCGCCACAGCATCACGGTCAGCGATGCAGCAGTTCACCCGCAGGCAGGAATCAACCTGGTGCGTGTGGATGCCATGGTGCCCAGCGCAGCCGCCCTCAGCGGCTGGTCACCGGCCCTGCGCATCCCGGAAGCACAAGGATTTCGCTCGATCGTGCTGCATGGCAAGGGCCTGTCGCCCTGGAGCGGCCAGCCGGAGGCCCCCCTGGCTTTGGACCGTTTCGGCGACGGAGCGGTGCTGCTGCAGCTGTTCCTGCGGGGCAACCCCTTCCGCGCCGGGCGGGATGCCCAAGAACCCTGGGCCGCAGCGATCCAACAACTGGCCGACCTCAACCGCCTGGCCGGAGTGGTGGTCTACGGCAGCCCTTACCTCTGGGACAGCCTGCAGCCGCTTCTGCCCAACAGCTGCCCTGCCGCCTATTCCGCCGGCCAGATGCAGGAAGCCCAGCGCCAGGTGCTCACCGCACTGTTCCCTACTGCTACAGCGGGGGGTGGCGGCGGTGCCTTCACCGACTGA
- a CDS encoding uroporphyrinogen-III synthase, translating into MSHPLHNRTVVVTRAADQQGAARQLLEQRGATVLDLPALVITPPDHWGPLDDALEDLESFHWLVFSSANGVQAVEQRLQRLGRCLARRPASLKIAAVGRKTAQVLDDLGAAADFVPPSFVADSLIDHFPVSGWGLKMLLPRVQSGGRTLLADAFGEAGVRVVEVAAYESGCPAAMPEPTAIALEEGKVDAIAFSSGKTAEHTAQLLEQRFGPGWAERLEGVKVISIGPQTSRSCRQCFGRVDAEADPHDLEGLADACAQAMQTGA; encoded by the coding sequence TTGAGCCATCCCTTGCACAACCGAACGGTGGTCGTCACCCGCGCGGCCGACCAGCAGGGGGCCGCGCGCCAACTTCTGGAGCAGCGGGGAGCAACGGTGCTGGACCTTCCTGCCCTTGTGATCACCCCCCCCGACCACTGGGGGCCGCTGGATGACGCCCTCGAGGACTTGGAGAGCTTTCACTGGCTGGTGTTCTCCAGTGCCAATGGCGTGCAGGCCGTGGAACAGCGGCTGCAACGCCTTGGCCGTTGCCTGGCCAGGCGCCCCGCCAGTCTCAAGATTGCGGCGGTGGGCCGCAAAACAGCGCAAGTGCTGGACGACCTAGGGGCGGCCGCTGATTTCGTGCCGCCGAGCTTCGTGGCCGACAGTTTGATCGATCACTTCCCAGTGTCGGGATGGGGTCTCAAGATGCTCCTGCCACGGGTGCAGAGCGGTGGTCGCACCCTGCTGGCGGACGCCTTTGGTGAAGCGGGGGTGCGGGTGGTGGAGGTGGCGGCCTATGAGTCCGGCTGCCCCGCCGCGATGCCGGAGCCAACAGCGATCGCTCTTGAGGAAGGCAAGGTCGATGCCATCGCCTTCAGCAGCGGCAAGACAGCGGAGCACACCGCGCAGCTGCTGGAACAACGCTTCGGCCCAGGCTGGGCTGAACGGTTGGAGGGAGTGAAGGTGATTTCGATTGGCCCCCAGACCAGCCGCAGCTGCCGCCAATGCTTCGGCCGGGTGGATGCTGAGGCCGATCCCCACGATCTCGAGGGTTTGGCCGACGCCTGTGCTCAGGCCATGCAGACGGGAGCCTGA
- the zds gene encoding 9,9'-di-cis-zeta-carotene desaturase yields MQVAIVGSGLAGLSAAVDLVDAGHEVNLYEARPFMGGKVGSWVDEGGNHIEMGLHVFFFNYANLFALMRKVGAFENLLPKQHTHLFVNKGGDLRELDFRFPIGAPFNGLKAFFTTPQLSWIDKLRNALALGTSPIVRGLVDYEGAMRTIRALDSVSFQDWFVGHGGSPESIRRMWNPIAYALGFIDCEAISARCMLTIFMMFAAKTEASKLNLLKGSPHRWLTGPILDYIQKRGGKLHLRHRVKQVEYSEAESPEITGLLLGTPEGDIRVEADAYLAACDVPGIQKLLPEAWNRYPQFEAIHQLEAVPVATVQLRYDGWVTELGDGQDAQRRDVATPTGLNNLLYTADADFSCFADLALASPEDYRKEGEGSLLQCVLTPGDPWIPKSVDEIVAHTDRQVRELFPSSRNLKLTWSNVVKLAQSLYREAPGMEPYRPAQRTPIRNFFLAGSYTRQDYIDSMEGATMSGHLAAAAILDQPVKLATNAAVA; encoded by the coding sequence GTGCAGGTCGCGATCGTTGGTTCCGGCCTCGCCGGTCTTTCCGCTGCAGTGGACCTCGTGGACGCAGGCCATGAGGTGAATCTCTACGAAGCCCGCCCCTTCATGGGCGGCAAGGTGGGCAGCTGGGTGGATGAGGGGGGCAACCACATCGAGATGGGGCTGCACGTTTTCTTCTTCAACTACGCCAACCTCTTCGCGCTGATGCGCAAGGTGGGGGCGTTCGAGAATCTTCTGCCGAAGCAGCACACGCACCTGTTCGTAAACAAGGGCGGCGACTTGCGGGAGCTGGATTTCCGCTTCCCCATCGGTGCGCCGTTCAACGGCCTCAAGGCGTTCTTCACCACCCCGCAGCTCAGCTGGATTGACAAGCTGCGCAATGCCCTGGCCCTGGGCACCAGCCCGATCGTCCGGGGTCTGGTGGATTACGAAGGGGCGATGCGCACCATCCGAGCTCTCGACTCCGTCAGCTTTCAGGATTGGTTTGTGGGCCATGGCGGCAGCCCAGAAAGCATCCGGAGGATGTGGAATCCCATTGCCTACGCCCTGGGCTTCATCGACTGCGAGGCCATCTCCGCCCGCTGCATGCTCACCATCTTCATGATGTTTGCGGCCAAGACGGAAGCCTCCAAACTCAATCTGCTGAAGGGATCACCCCACCGCTGGCTCACGGGCCCGATCCTCGATTACATCCAGAAGCGTGGCGGCAAGTTGCATCTGCGTCACCGGGTGAAGCAGGTGGAGTACAGCGAGGCTGAATCCCCTGAAATCACTGGCCTTCTGCTGGGAACGCCCGAAGGAGACATCCGTGTTGAGGCCGATGCCTACCTGGCAGCCTGTGATGTCCCCGGGATCCAGAAGCTGTTGCCCGAGGCCTGGAACCGATACCCCCAGTTCGAGGCGATTCATCAGCTGGAGGCCGTGCCGGTGGCCACCGTTCAGCTTCGCTACGACGGCTGGGTGACCGAGCTGGGCGATGGTCAGGACGCCCAGCGCCGGGATGTGGCCACACCCACTGGGCTCAACAACCTGCTGTACACGGCTGATGCCGATTTCAGCTGCTTTGCCGATCTGGCTCTGGCCAGTCCGGAGGACTACCGCAAGGAGGGAGAAGGCTCCCTGCTCCAGTGCGTGCTCACCCCAGGTGATCCCTGGATTCCAAAGTCGGTGGATGAGATCGTGGCCCACACCGACCGTCAGGTGCGTGAGCTGTTCCCCTCGTCCCGCAACCTCAAGCTCACGTGGAGCAATGTGGTCAAATTGGCCCAGTCGCTGTATCGGGAAGCTCCGGGCATGGAGCCCTACCGCCCTGCGCAGCGCACGCCGATCCGTAATTTCTTTTTGGCCGGCAGCTACACCCGCCAGGACTACATCGATTCGATGGAGGGAGCCACGATGAGTGGGCATCTGGCGGCGGCAGCCATTCTTGATCAGCCTGTGAAGCTGGCCACCAATGCGGCGGTGGCCTGA
- a CDS encoding glycosyltransferase, with amino-acid sequence MLSLSMIVRDEEARLGECLSSVQGFADEMVVVDTGSTDATVGIAEAAGARVEQISWPGDFAPARNQALGFLNGDWVLVLDADEQLRPEAIPALKALMAQPDVLVINLLRYEVGAAMAPYSSVSRLFRRHPSIRWSRPYHSMIDDSVRALLDAEPQWRIADCSEPAILHDGYRPELLAGSDKADRLRQAMEADLQERPGDPYASAKLGGLLISEGKNEDAIPLLQNGLKQCGSAGAERYELLLHLGLALTSSDPDQAVSCYRQALEIPLDTRVSLGARLNLAARLMEQGNLEEAISLTQTATQRAPEVALAWYNLGLMQRRRGDLASALEAYGRALALDPNNAACHQNNAVAQLLGGNIDAARSSFIRAISLLQAQGQSDAADQLREQVQGVVKLDGEAVA; translated from the coding sequence ATGCTCAGCCTCTCGATGATCGTGCGCGATGAAGAAGCGCGTCTCGGGGAATGTCTGTCCTCCGTGCAGGGCTTTGCCGACGAGATGGTGGTGGTGGACACCGGCTCCACCGATGCGACGGTGGGCATTGCCGAGGCGGCTGGAGCCCGGGTTGAACAGATCAGCTGGCCGGGGGACTTCGCGCCAGCCCGGAACCAGGCCCTGGGGTTTCTCAACGGTGACTGGGTTCTGGTGCTGGACGCGGACGAGCAGCTTCGTCCTGAGGCCATCCCCGCACTCAAAGCCCTGATGGCCCAGCCCGATGTGCTGGTGATCAACCTGCTGCGCTACGAGGTCGGAGCTGCAATGGCGCCCTATTCCAGCGTCAGTCGTCTGTTCCGCCGCCACCCCTCGATCCGGTGGAGCCGCCCTTACCACTCGATGATCGACGACAGCGTTCGCGCCCTGCTGGACGCGGAACCCCAATGGCGCATCGCCGACTGCAGTGAGCCGGCAATCCTCCATGACGGCTACCGACCGGAACTGCTGGCGGGCAGCGACAAGGCCGATCGGCTGCGGCAGGCCATGGAAGCTGATCTGCAGGAGCGTCCCGGTGATCCTTACGCCAGCGCCAAGCTCGGGGGACTGTTGATCAGTGAGGGCAAAAACGAAGACGCCATTCCCTTGCTTCAAAACGGCCTGAAGCAGTGCGGTTCAGCCGGTGCCGAACGCTATGAACTGCTGCTGCACCTGGGATTGGCCCTGACCTCCAGTGATCCCGACCAGGCGGTGAGCTGCTACAGGCAAGCCCTGGAGATTCCCCTGGACACACGGGTGAGTCTTGGAGCCCGCCTCAACCTGGCGGCGCGACTGATGGAGCAGGGCAACCTGGAGGAAGCGATCAGCCTCACCCAAACCGCCACCCAGCGGGCTCCAGAAGTGGCCCTCGCCTGGTACAACCTGGGACTGATGCAACGGCGGCGCGGCGACCTCGCCTCGGCCCTGGAGGCCTACGGGCGCGCACTCGCTCTGGATCCCAACAACGCTGCGTGCCATCAGAACAATGCCGTTGCGCAGTTGCTGGGCGGCAACATTGATGCCGCCCGCAGCAGCTTCATCCGCGCCATCAGCCTGCTTCAGGCACAGGGCCAATCCGACGCGGCCGACCAGCTCCGGGAACAGGTGCAGGGGGTCGTGAAGCTGGACGGGGAGGCGGTCGCTTGA
- a CDS encoding iron-sulfur cluster assembly accessory protein — MTSTPETAPAHTAKDGKGILITEPAMQQLAKLCGEQGDNQVLRVGVRSGGCSGMSYTMDFVPASDTLDDDETYDYVAADGQSFRVICDPKSLLYIYGMQLDFSTALIGGGFNFTNPNASQTCGCGSSFAV, encoded by the coding sequence ATGACCTCCACCCCCGAAACCGCGCCGGCCCATACCGCCAAAGACGGCAAGGGCATCCTGATCACCGAACCGGCGATGCAGCAGCTGGCGAAGCTGTGCGGCGAACAGGGCGACAACCAGGTGCTGCGCGTCGGGGTCCGCTCCGGAGGCTGCAGCGGCATGAGCTACACGATGGATTTCGTGCCCGCCTCAGACACCCTCGACGACGACGAGACCTACGACTACGTGGCGGCTGATGGCCAGAGCTTCCGGGTGATCTGCGATCCGAAAAGCCTGCTCTATATCTACGGAATGCAGCTGGACTTCAGCACCGCCCTGATCGGTGGCGGCTTCAACTTCACCAACCCCAACGCCAGCCAGACCTGCGGCTGCGGCAGCTCCTTCGCCGTGTGA
- a CDS encoding NAD(P)H-quinone oxidoreductase subunit O — protein MAESDAAAPAKAKPAALRKGALVKVNKAAYSASLEAGASDPTTPDYIFEGPGELLVVKGDYGQVRWNRPVPDVWLRMDQLEACS, from the coding sequence ATGGCCGAATCCGACGCCGCTGCCCCCGCCAAGGCCAAGCCTGCTGCGCTGCGCAAAGGTGCCTTGGTCAAGGTGAACAAGGCCGCCTACAGCGCCAGCCTTGAAGCTGGGGCCAGCGACCCCACGACTCCCGATTACATCTTCGAAGGCCCCGGCGAACTGCTGGTGGTGAAGGGGGACTACGGCCAGGTGCGTTGGAACCGTCCGGTGCCCGATGTGTGGCTGCGCATGGATCAGCTCGAAGCCTGCTCCTGA
- a CDS encoding lipid-A-disaccharide synthase-related protein, producing the protein MARILLLSNGHGEDLSGALLAQELQQQGHRVQALPLVGLGSAYQKAGVPLLGRSHEFSTGGIGYTSLRGRLTEIFQGQVLYLLRRLTRLLRHRRRFDLILVVGDVIPVMAAWLSRRPVATYLVAYSSHYEGTLRLPWPCATLLKSRRFKAVYSRDQRTAEDLSRQLQRSVTFLGNPFMDSVLTADAPVPSSTQRIALLPGSRRPELEQNLQQLLLLIELMPSSPICSVDLALVSSLDDNSLQRLSHRSGWHLENSVLEREGARAINVRRGAFRAVLQHSDLVIGMAGTAIEQAVGLAKPVLQVPGQGPQFTAAFAEAQRRLLGPTVFCANGESGSREALEETAELAMALLDRARRDPGLQQQCREEAKWRLGEAGGGLRMAAAIDALLP; encoded by the coding sequence ATGGCACGCATCCTGCTGCTGAGCAATGGCCATGGCGAAGACCTCTCCGGCGCCCTGCTGGCCCAGGAGCTTCAGCAGCAAGGCCACAGGGTGCAGGCGCTCCCACTGGTGGGCCTTGGCAGCGCCTACCAAAAAGCCGGCGTGCCACTGCTGGGACGCAGCCATGAATTCAGCACTGGCGGCATTGGTTACACCAGCCTTCGCGGTCGCCTCACCGAGATCTTTCAGGGGCAAGTGCTGTATCTGCTCCGACGCCTGACGCGTCTGCTGCGGCACCGGCGTCGCTTTGATCTGATCCTGGTTGTGGGAGATGTGATTCCCGTGATGGCGGCATGGCTCAGCCGCCGTCCTGTGGCGACTTACCTGGTGGCCTACTCCAGCCATTACGAAGGAACGCTGCGCCTGCCCTGGCCCTGCGCCACGCTGCTGAAAAGCCGCCGGTTCAAAGCGGTGTACAGCCGCGATCAACGCACCGCCGAGGATCTCAGCAGGCAACTGCAAAGGTCGGTGACCTTCCTGGGCAATCCATTCATGGATTCGGTGCTCACAGCGGACGCCCCGGTGCCCAGCAGCACCCAGCGCATCGCGCTGCTTCCTGGCAGCCGCCGACCGGAACTGGAGCAGAACCTGCAGCAACTGCTGCTGCTGATCGAGCTGATGCCCTCCTCTCCGATCTGCAGCGTGGATCTGGCCTTGGTGTCCAGCCTGGATGACAACAGCCTGCAGCGGCTCAGCCACAGGAGCGGTTGGCACTTGGAAAACAGCGTGCTGGAACGTGAGGGGGCCCGGGCGATCAACGTTCGCCGCGGGGCCTTCCGTGCCGTGCTGCAGCACAGCGATCTGGTGATCGGCATGGCGGGCACCGCCATCGAGCAGGCCGTGGGCCTGGCCAAACCAGTGCTGCAGGTGCCGGGCCAAGGGCCGCAATTCACAGCGGCATTCGCTGAAGCCCAACGGCGCCTGCTGGGGCCCACGGTGTTCTGCGCCAACGGAGAGAGTGGCAGCCGTGAGGCTCTGGAGGAAACGGCGGAGCTGGCCATGGCTCTGCTGGATCGTGCGCGACGGGATCCTGGCTTGCAACAGCAATGCCGAGAGGAGGCCAAATGGCGCCTCGGGGAAGCTGGTGGAGGCCTGAGAATGGCAGCAGCGATCGATGCCCTGCTGCCATGA
- a CDS encoding SRPBCC family protein translates to MGRWLEHTVTAEVRAPAARVWEVWSDLEAMPRWMRWIESVKPLDDPDLTDWTLAAQGFRFSWKARITQRVEAQQLHWESVGGLPTKGAVRFYPEADDRTVVKLSVTYELPRVLAPLMEPSILGGIVTKELQANLDRFRDLVEAGV, encoded by the coding sequence ATGGGACGCTGGCTCGAACACACGGTCACCGCCGAGGTGCGGGCACCGGCCGCCAGGGTCTGGGAGGTCTGGAGTGATCTCGAAGCGATGCCCCGTTGGATGCGCTGGATTGAGTCGGTCAAGCCCCTTGATGATCCCGATCTCACCGACTGGACTCTGGCGGCTCAAGGTTTCCGCTTCAGCTGGAAAGCCAGGATCACCCAGCGGGTCGAAGCCCAGCAGCTGCATTGGGAATCCGTGGGGGGACTCCCCACCAAGGGGGCCGTGCGCTTTTACCCCGAAGCCGACGACCGCACGGTGGTCAAGCTGAGCGTGACCTACGAATTGCCGAGGGTCTTGGCACCGCTCATGGAACCCAGCATCCTGGGGGGAATTGTGACCAAGGAGCTGCAGGCGAATCTTGATCGTTTCCGTGACCTGGTGGAAGCAGGCGTCTAA
- a CDS encoding TIGR01777 family oxidoreductase codes for MRLLLFGCTGFVGRELLPLLLQAGHQLTVVSRRLARGYDAERADGRLTWMQFDPASSSTWADAGLLDALNQADAVVNLAGEPIAEKRWTPTHRQLLETSRLETTSKLVTAIQACATPPKVLVNASAIGIYGSSLDKRFSESSTPGDDFLASLCERWEAAAAAVPSAVRQVTLRIGIVLAADGGALGKMLPVFRTGFGGPIGSGRQWMSWIHRSDLCALILQSLTDERWSGVINAVAPEPVSMTAFCKQLGRSLGRPSLLPVPAPVLQVLLGDGAKVVLEGQQVASERLDTLNFSFRYPDLASALAAATS; via the coding sequence ATGCGTCTGCTGCTGTTTGGTTGCACTGGTTTTGTTGGCCGCGAGCTTCTGCCGCTCCTGCTCCAGGCCGGGCATCAGCTCACGGTGGTCAGCCGCCGCCTGGCCCGCGGCTACGACGCTGAACGGGCGGACGGTCGACTGACCTGGATGCAGTTCGACCCCGCCAGCAGCAGCACCTGGGCCGATGCCGGGCTGCTGGATGCCCTGAACCAGGCCGATGCGGTGGTCAACCTGGCGGGAGAACCGATTGCCGAGAAGCGTTGGACCCCGACCCACCGCCAGCTGCTTGAAACCAGCCGTCTGGAGACGACCTCCAAGTTGGTGACAGCGATCCAGGCCTGTGCGACGCCACCGAAGGTGCTGGTGAATGCCTCGGCCATCGGCATCTACGGCTCCAGCCTTGACAAGCGTTTTTCCGAATCGAGCACCCCAGGCGACGACTTCCTCGCAAGCCTGTGCGAGCGCTGGGAGGCGGCTGCGGCGGCGGTGCCTTCTGCGGTGCGGCAGGTCACCCTGCGCATCGGCATTGTGCTGGCGGCCGACGGTGGCGCCCTCGGGAAAATGCTTCCGGTGTTCCGCACAGGGTTTGGCGGTCCGATCGGCAGCGGCCGGCAGTGGATGAGCTGGATCCACCGCAGTGACCTCTGCGCCCTGATTCTTCAATCCCTCACGGACGAGCGCTGGAGTGGCGTGATCAATGCCGTGGCTCCAGAGCCTGTCTCGATGACGGCCTTCTGCAAACAGCTTGGGCGCAGCCTGGGGCGTCCCAGTTTGTTGCCGGTGCCAGCTCCAGTGCTGCAGGTGCTTCTGGGGGACGGCGCCAAGGTGGTGTTGGAGGGCCAGCAGGTTGCTTCGGAGCGGCTTGACACCCTGAACTTCAGTTTCCGCTACCCCGATCTGGCTTCAGCACTCGCCGCTGCCACCAGCTGA